A genomic window from Tolypothrix sp. PCC 7910 includes:
- the gvpA gene encoding gas vesicle structural protein GvpA has product MAVEKTNSSSSLAEVIDRILDKGIVVDAWVRVSLVGIELLAIEARIVIASVETYLKYAEAVGLTQSAAVPA; this is encoded by the coding sequence ATGGCAGTTGAAAAGACCAATTCCTCCTCTAGTTTGGCAGAAGTTATTGACCGCATTTTAGACAAAGGTATCGTTGTAGACGCTTGGGTACGCGTTTCTTTAGTAGGTATTGAATTACTAGCTATTGAAGCTCGGATCGTTATCGCTTCTGTTGAAACCTACTTAAAATATGCTGAAGCTGTAGGTTTGACACAGTCTGCTGCTGTGCCTGCTTAA
- the pntA gene encoding Re/Si-specific NAD(P)(+) transhydrogenase subunit alpha, which produces MKVGIPKEVYPGEQRVAATPDTAKRLQKLGFDVLVETSAGCGANFADDVYMQAQCQIIPDAATLWAEADIVLKVRPPRMHPELGKDETDLLREGSTIISFIWPAQNSQLLQKLVGRNATALAMDAIPRISRAQKMDALSSMANLAGYRAVIEAANHFGRFFNGQITAAGKVPPAKVLIIGVGVAGLAAIGTAKGLGAIVRAFDTRLVVKEQVESLGAEFLELNFAEDGTGEGGYAKVMSDEFIKAEMELFAAQAQDVDIIITTALIPGKKAPVLITQAMVESMKEGSVIVDLAAEQGGNCACTHPHEVYRHHGVTIVGLTDLPSRMAQQASQLYGTNLCHLLEEMGGASKYQVNLEDEVVRGALVAYAGEITWPPPKFEKKVETKVEKVVEKVKETPPVLATTPTAPISQTSQAGGGFNFLWLLIVALALVGIGITAPPEFLAHFTVFVLACFIGWQVIWNVKPALHTPLMSVTNAISGIIIIGGMVQISGANSATTILGAIAILVGTINISGGFLVTQRMLKMFQK; this is translated from the coding sequence ATGAAGGTTGGTATCCCCAAGGAAGTTTACCCTGGCGAACAGCGTGTAGCTGCCACACCAGACACAGCCAAGCGTCTACAAAAACTTGGCTTTGATGTACTTGTGGAAACGAGTGCAGGTTGCGGGGCAAATTTTGCCGATGATGTCTATATGCAAGCCCAATGCCAAATTATTCCCGATGCTGCAACTCTTTGGGCAGAGGCAGATATTGTACTCAAGGTACGTCCACCGCGAATGCATCCAGAATTAGGCAAAGATGAAACTGATTTGCTGCGTGAGGGAAGCACAATCATTAGTTTTATCTGGCCTGCCCAAAATTCCCAACTGCTGCAAAAACTGGTAGGGCGAAACGCTACAGCACTGGCGATGGATGCAATACCACGCATTAGTCGGGCGCAAAAAATGGATGCGTTAAGTTCAATGGCCAATCTTGCTGGCTACCGGGCTGTAATTGAAGCCGCTAACCACTTTGGACGCTTCTTTAACGGTCAAATTACAGCAGCCGGTAAAGTTCCACCAGCAAAGGTATTGATAATTGGTGTAGGTGTAGCTGGACTGGCCGCCATTGGTACAGCTAAAGGTTTAGGTGCCATTGTGCGGGCATTTGATACCCGCTTGGTGGTAAAAGAGCAAGTAGAAAGCCTGGGCGCAGAGTTTCTCGAACTCAACTTTGCTGAGGATGGTACTGGTGAAGGTGGCTACGCCAAGGTAATGAGCGATGAATTTATCAAAGCAGAGATGGAACTGTTTGCGGCACAGGCGCAAGATGTTGACATCATCATTACTACAGCCTTGATTCCTGGGAAAAAAGCACCCGTACTGATTACTCAAGCAATGGTTGAGAGTATGAAGGAGGGTTCAGTCATCGTTGATTTGGCCGCAGAACAGGGGGGTAATTGCGCTTGTACACACCCTCATGAAGTTTACCGCCACCACGGAGTCACTATTGTCGGTTTAACTGACTTACCTAGCCGCATGGCGCAACAAGCCAGTCAGCTTTATGGCACAAATCTTTGCCATCTACTAGAAGAAATGGGTGGGGCGAGTAAATACCAAGTAAATCTGGAAGATGAGGTAGTGCGAGGCGCTTTAGTAGCCTATGCGGGTGAGATTACTTGGCCACCACCAAAATTTGAGAAAAAGGTGGAGACAAAAGTCGAGAAAGTAGTAGAAAAAGTCAAAGAAACGCCGCCAGTATTAGCAACTACACCTACAGCACCTATTTCTCAAACTTCCCAAGCAGGGGGCGGGTTTAACTTTCTTTGGTTATTGATAGTGGCTTTAGCCTTGGTAGGAATCGGAATCACTGCGCCGCCAGAATTTCTAGCCCATTTCACCGTGTTTGTTTTAGCTTGCTTTATTGGTTGGCAAGTAATTTGGAATGTGAAACCTGCCTTGCACACACCACTGATGAGCGTTACCAATGCCATTAGCGGCATCATTATTATTGGCGGTATGGTGCAAATATCCGGTGCCAACTCAGCTACTACCATCCTAGGCGCGATCGCAATTTTAGTGGGAACGATTAATATTTCTGGTGGTTTCCTCGTCACCCAACGAATGCTCAAGATGTTCCAAAAGTAG
- a CDS encoding acyl-CoA dehydrogenase family protein → MVKLNTSPVTPSTDLFERVAALAADFATRTAVHDRDASFPFENFTALQQAQLLNLTVPKEFGGQALGFAAVSRVIETIASGDAATALVLTMHYLQHANASRARRWPDQIYERLCRESVAGIALLNAARVEPELGTPARGGLPATTAQQTPEGWLLNGHKIYTTGSPILRYFVVWACTTEAEPRVGNFLVPRDVPGVRIVETWDHLGMRATGSHDLILENTLIPLEYALDLRPLSAWSLPDPLQLAGNSLWLSALYQGVAKAARDWLVGYLNERSPSNLGASLATLPRFQTAMGEIEALLYASDRLIYGLANDIDRAEYDNKVVLQAQSVKYITTGNAIRAIETGLELIGNPGLSRHNPLERHYRDVLCSRIHTPQNDAICLSLGKRALGSG, encoded by the coding sequence ATGGTTAAACTTAATACATCTCCAGTGACACCTAGCACCGATTTATTTGAGCGTGTCGCTGCCTTGGCTGCTGACTTTGCTACTCGCACCGCAGTCCATGATCGCGATGCTTCGTTTCCATTTGAGAATTTTACTGCTCTCCAGCAAGCGCAGCTATTGAATTTGACTGTTCCTAAAGAGTTTGGCGGTCAGGCTTTAGGATTTGCTGCTGTCAGTCGGGTGATTGAAACCATAGCTAGTGGGGATGCTGCTACGGCTTTAGTGTTGACGATGCATTATCTCCAACACGCCAATGCTAGCCGCGCACGTCGCTGGCCAGATCAGATTTATGAACGCTTGTGTCGGGAATCGGTGGCAGGTATTGCTTTATTAAATGCTGCCCGTGTGGAACCAGAATTAGGTACGCCAGCAAGGGGTGGATTACCTGCAACCACAGCCCAACAAACCCCGGAAGGTTGGCTATTAAATGGTCATAAAATATACACTACAGGTAGCCCAATTTTGCGCTACTTCGTTGTTTGGGCGTGTACAACAGAGGCAGAACCGCGAGTAGGAAATTTTCTCGTACCTCGTGATGTTCCTGGTGTGCGAATTGTAGAAACTTGGGATCATTTGGGAATGCGGGCTACTGGTAGCCACGACCTAATTTTAGAAAATACCTTAATTCCTTTAGAATATGCTTTGGATCTTCGTCCATTGTCAGCTTGGTCATTACCAGATCCGCTGCAATTAGCTGGTAATAGCTTGTGGCTGAGTGCTTTGTATCAAGGTGTAGCCAAAGCCGCACGAGATTGGCTAGTAGGTTATTTAAATGAGCGATCGCCTTCTAACTTAGGGGCTAGTTTAGCCACTCTACCCCGCTTTCAAACCGCGATGGGAGAAATTGAAGCTTTACTCTACGCAAGCGATCGCCTAATTTACGGTTTAGCCAACGATATCGACCGCGCTGAGTATGATAATAAGGTAGTATTACAGGCACAATCTGTAAAATACATTACTACTGGTAATGCCATCCGCGCTATTGAAACAGGGCTAGAACTAATTGGAAATCCGGGACTATCACGCCATAACCCCTTAGAAAGACACTATCGTGACGTGCTGTGCAGCCGCATCCATACCCCGCAGAATGATGCGATTTGTTTGTCGTTGGGTAAGCGGGCGTTGGGGAGTGGGTGA
- a CDS encoding pyridoxamine 5'-phosphate oxidase family protein, which yields MTTSTDRNQHIYQLRELIKDIGCSMLTTVDEDGSLHSRPMEKSSDIQPDGTLWFFTNASSHKVFEIEHSQQVNLSFSSPNQKRYVSISGSAELVNDRNKMQELWKPELEAWFPQGLNEPDIALLKLQINKVDYWDSQADFAAQTINL from the coding sequence ATGACAACCTCTACCGACAGAAATCAACATATTTATCAACTGCGAGAACTCATTAAAGATATTGGTTGTAGTATGTTAACTACAGTCGATGAGGATGGTAGCTTGCACAGTCGTCCTATGGAAAAAAGTAGCGATATTCAGCCTGATGGAACACTGTGGTTTTTTACCAATGCTAGTTCCCATAAAGTATTTGAAATTGAGCATAGTCAGCAAGTCAATCTCAGTTTCTCTTCGCCTAACCAAAAGCGATATGTTTCAATATCGGGTAGCGCAGAATTAGTCAACGATCGCAACAAGATGCAAGAACTATGGAAGCCAGAACTTGAAGCTTGGTTTCCCCAAGGATTAAATGAACCCGATATCGCTTTGTTGAAGTTGCAGATTAATAAGGTTGATTATTGGGATAGTCAAGCTGATTTTGCAGCACAAACTATCAATTTGTAA
- a CDS encoding type IV pilus secretin family protein, which produces MKQLHGNSLLLGTAAFIFLAAQPVWADTTQITDVQLSQVDGGISLILKTSSGSRPQVFTTKRGKALVTDIINTQLRLPQGNNFRQDNPASGIASVEIVQLDANSIRVVVTGSNNVPSSQPVGRKDNRITLGFSPSGDTTASTPIPTKPTQTTPTPSNPAAPQVGKQPDVLVPNPEITIDGKPAQPAGPGQPPNQGPPFLPRAVAPPVGDIAISNIDASPVNIDLGTQERVPRLVLRDAPVREVLSLLSRAAGLNLAYVGGAASGGASSGGQSGAAASGQTISLDIENEPVQDVFNYVLRLSGLEANRNGRTIFVGPKLPNSTRDTVMRNVRLNQVTVGVALNFLVGLGAESAISRERLVTSVSAVPVGNSTAAVTQTQTTTETKLETQRVDFKDSNPLLRGLQALGDERTNSVTLIGPARLIDMAMAQLTQLDIRRRQVVVNVKIIDVNLTGTQDYNTSFSFGVGNNFFAVDNGAASLNFGGSRPATASESATSVTDTPVITNPITGSPFVNPNSTVSIPGTTPGTIIVNPDGTTTRSQNPGSGNFYQPISPSNNNPLQPGFSQITPATDNIVTRNADGTTSVTQGALGTATASLPSLYQFPKRLLASLQAQVTNGNAKILTDPTLIVQEGQQALVNLTQEVVGNITLQTTDTSGGSRTERQIEKQKVGLTLNVKIERIDDNGFVSLSVAPTVSAPTASQNTGNGQIVLVSERSLTSGMIRLRDGQTLILSGIIQDQDRTTVSKIPILGDIPLIGSLFRSTNRSNERREVVVLLTPQIMDDSERSSYGYNYNPSPEVRQMLERRGWKPSGK; this is translated from the coding sequence GTGAAACAGCTTCACGGTAATAGTTTATTATTAGGTACTGCTGCTTTTATCTTTCTAGCAGCTCAACCAGTTTGGGCAGATACTACCCAAATTACTGACGTACAACTAAGTCAAGTTGATGGTGGAATTAGTCTTATTTTGAAAACTTCCTCTGGCTCAAGGCCGCAAGTTTTTACAACTAAAAGAGGAAAAGCCTTAGTTACAGATATTATTAATACTCAACTGCGTTTACCACAAGGCAATAATTTCCGCCAAGACAACCCCGCTTCAGGAATTGCCTCAGTCGAAATTGTTCAGCTAGATGCTAACAGCATCCGGGTGGTGGTAACTGGAAGCAACAACGTCCCTAGTAGTCAACCTGTAGGGAGAAAAGACAATCGTATTACCTTAGGCTTTAGCCCATCTGGAGATACTACAGCATCAACACCTATACCAACAAAACCAACACAAACAACACCAACACCATCTAATCCTGCTGCGCCTCAAGTAGGGAAACAACCAGATGTTTTAGTCCCCAACCCGGAAATCACTATTGACGGCAAGCCTGCACAACCAGCAGGCCCAGGTCAACCTCCGAATCAGGGGCCTCCTTTCTTACCTAGAGCCGTTGCTCCACCAGTAGGCGATATTGCCATCTCCAATATTGATGCTTCTCCAGTAAATATTGATTTAGGTACTCAGGAACGTGTACCAAGATTAGTACTGCGAGATGCTCCTGTGCGTGAGGTTCTATCACTACTATCTCGTGCGGCTGGCCTGAATTTAGCTTATGTAGGAGGAGCCGCAAGTGGGGGAGCGTCTTCTGGTGGTCAGTCAGGTGCAGCTGCTAGCGGGCAAACAATCTCCTTAGATATAGAAAACGAACCAGTACAAGATGTCTTTAACTATGTCTTGCGTTTGAGTGGTTTAGAGGCTAATCGTAATGGTCGCACAATTTTTGTTGGGCCTAAACTTCCCAACTCTACCCGTGATACTGTGATGCGGAACGTGCGACTCAATCAGGTAACAGTGGGAGTCGCCCTTAACTTTTTAGTAGGTTTAGGTGCAGAAAGTGCTATTAGCCGTGAACGACTTGTTACTAGTGTGAGTGCTGTCCCTGTGGGTAATTCCACCGCCGCAGTTACCCAAACTCAAACAACTACGGAAACTAAACTAGAAACCCAACGGGTTGATTTTAAGGATTCTAACCCATTATTGAGAGGTTTACAGGCATTAGGAGATGAGCGTACCAATTCTGTTACTTTGATTGGGCCTGCTAGATTAATTGATATGGCTATGGCTCAATTGACTCAGCTTGATATTCGTCGTCGTCAAGTAGTAGTCAATGTCAAAATCATAGATGTTAACCTTACGGGAACCCAGGATTACAATACTAGTTTCTCGTTTGGTGTTGGGAATAACTTTTTTGCCGTTGATAATGGTGCCGCATCTCTCAATTTTGGTGGTTCTAGGCCTGCTACTGCTTCTGAATCTGCAACTAGTGTGACTGATACACCAGTTATTACTAATCCTATTACAGGATCACCTTTCGTTAATCCAAATAGTACTGTCAGTATTCCTGGAACTACCCCAGGTACGATCATAGTCAATCCAGATGGTACAACCACTAGAAGCCAAAACCCAGGCAGTGGAAATTTTTATCAACCTATTTCTCCTAGTAATAACAATCCTCTACAACCAGGTTTTTCTCAGATCACTCCGGCAACGGATAACATAGTTACAAGAAATGCTGATGGTACAACCAGCGTGACACAAGGTGCTCTTGGTACAGCTACGGCATCTTTGCCCTCTTTATATCAATTCCCCAAACGGTTACTAGCTAGTTTGCAAGCCCAGGTAACAAATGGCAATGCCAAGATTTTGACTGACCCAACTTTGATTGTGCAAGAAGGTCAGCAGGCTCTTGTTAACCTGACCCAGGAAGTTGTAGGGAACATTACTCTACAAACAACAGATACTTCCGGTGGCTCTAGGACAGAGAGACAGATTGAGAAACAAAAAGTTGGCTTAACCCTGAATGTGAAAATTGAACGGATTGATGACAATGGTTTTGTTTCTCTATCGGTTGCTCCTACTGTTAGCGCACCTACAGCATCACAAAATACAGGAAATGGCCAAATAGTTTTAGTATCTGAACGCTCTCTGACTTCTGGAATGATTCGTCTACGAGATGGTCAGACGCTCATTCTCTCAGGTATTATTCAAGACCAAGACCGGACAACAGTCTCTAAGATTCCTATCTTGGGTGATATTCCCTTAATTGGTTCGCTATTTAGAAGTACCAACAGAAGCAATGAACGTAGAGAGGTGGTTGTTTTACTTACACCTCAAATTATGGATGATTCCGAGCGCTCGTCTTACGGCTATAACTATAATCCCAGCCCAGAAGTACGGCAAATGCTAGAGCGTCGGGGTTGGAAACCTTCTGGTAAATAA
- the topA gene encoding type I DNA topoisomerase: MPKRLLVVESPGKVKKLSQILGSEWIVRASCGHIRELSNEGEDSLGFTMDGSNVQCRYVPRDQQAKETIQQLKAAVKQVQEVVLATDPDREGETIAWHLKEALGLRQPKRVVYTEITEAAVRTAIAHPRELNTNLVGAGLCRDCLDKLVGYKGSPLVWALNNGAKSVGRVQSATLHLICQREREIQTFVPQDYWSVWVDYAEGFRAFYKGMANAPKEAAKEETEVNDDAAVNSTQAPESTRVLAEAEANRLVDEARRHPHKVVQFEGKIVNHQPPPPFITSTLQQAAGSRLRFAPEKTMQVAQKLYEAGLITYMRTDSVMLSPEFCDSARKWLEQNDPQNVPQKTTRHRSNKTAQEAHEAIRPTDVFRPSVQLRLELTEDEFNLYVLIWKRAIASQCRAAQLRKTLVITQSGDIFWQARGQIVEFLGYARYWPNLSKDSILPNLQQGQMLTLENAGHEKKQTQPPPRYSEPKLVQLMERKGIGRPSTYSPTIATLKKRGYVQLAKDSLQPTTLGLEVDAFLQKALPDLLETEFTAKMEDALDAIASGKQQWQQYLTKWNENYFAPALAKAKTIVVSAATGVKNYPVAERKFENSRTRCPQCKNHLAKIPSSKVKKKYFLKCVSGCDNIVLFWSEYSKSWEAPRSQAAKGTQETKEASPQKSKATISKYSCPVCHKPLEEYSYVKDGQNKKMLRCSNPQSRNDKKHKDVAYFSTQKGWWSPKLGELKG; encoded by the coding sequence ATGCCTAAACGCCTTCTGGTGGTTGAATCTCCGGGTAAAGTGAAAAAGCTCAGTCAAATTCTCGGTTCTGAGTGGATTGTACGCGCTAGTTGCGGTCACATTCGCGAACTGAGTAATGAGGGTGAGGATTCCCTGGGCTTTACGATGGATGGGAGTAATGTGCAGTGTCGCTATGTTCCCCGCGATCAACAGGCTAAGGAAACGATTCAGCAGTTAAAGGCGGCGGTAAAGCAAGTACAGGAAGTTGTCTTAGCTACTGATCCAGATAGAGAAGGGGAAACCATTGCTTGGCATCTCAAGGAAGCTTTGGGACTGAGGCAACCAAAACGGGTGGTATACACTGAAATTACAGAAGCAGCAGTCAGAACAGCGATCGCACATCCTAGGGAATTAAATACAAATTTGGTAGGGGCGGGATTGTGCCGCGATTGTTTAGATAAGCTGGTAGGTTATAAGGGCAGCCCTTTAGTTTGGGCGTTGAATAATGGGGCGAAAAGTGTCGGGAGAGTACAAAGTGCTACTTTACATTTAATTTGTCAGCGCGAGAGAGAAATTCAAACTTTTGTCCCCCAAGATTATTGGAGTGTGTGGGTAGATTACGCTGAAGGCTTCCGCGCTTTCTACAAAGGGATGGCGAATGCGCCTAAGGAAGCGGCAAAGGAAGAAACGGAAGTGAATGACGATGCGGCGGTGAATAGCACCCAAGCACCAGAATCTACCCGTGTACTTGCGGAAGCAGAAGCAAATCGCCTAGTTGATGAGGCGCGCCGCCATCCTCACAAAGTGGTGCAATTTGAAGGCAAAATTGTTAACCACCAACCACCACCACCATTTATCACCTCTACTTTACAGCAAGCTGCCGGTTCTCGGTTGCGCTTTGCCCCAGAGAAGACAATGCAGGTAGCACAAAAGCTCTATGAGGCTGGGCTAATTACTTATATGCGAACAGATTCAGTAATGCTCAGTCCAGAGTTCTGTGATAGCGCCCGTAAGTGGTTGGAACAAAATGATCCGCAAAATGTCCCCCAAAAAACTACTAGACATAGGAGTAACAAAACTGCTCAGGAAGCCCATGAAGCGATTCGCCCTACAGATGTGTTTCGTCCTTCTGTGCAGTTACGCTTAGAACTAACTGAAGACGAGTTTAACTTGTATGTCTTGATTTGGAAAAGAGCGATCGCATCTCAATGTCGAGCAGCGCAATTGCGAAAAACTCTGGTAATTACCCAATCTGGGGATATTTTCTGGCAAGCAAGAGGGCAAATTGTCGAGTTTTTAGGTTATGCGCGCTACTGGCCTAACCTCAGTAAGGATAGTATTTTGCCTAATTTACAACAAGGGCAAATGCTAACTTTAGAAAATGCAGGACATGAGAAGAAGCAAACCCAACCGCCACCCCGCTACAGCGAACCCAAATTAGTGCAGTTAATGGAGCGTAAAGGCATTGGTCGTCCTAGTACCTATTCTCCCACAATCGCCACACTGAAAAAACGCGGCTATGTGCAGTTAGCCAAAGATAGTTTACAGCCAACCACATTGGGTTTAGAAGTTGATGCCTTTTTACAGAAAGCCTTACCCGATTTATTAGAAACAGAATTTACTGCCAAAATGGAAGATGCCCTAGATGCGATCGCATCTGGTAAGCAACAGTGGCAGCAATATCTCACCAAATGGAATGAAAATTATTTTGCACCAGCCTTAGCCAAAGCTAAAACCATCGTCGTGAGTGCGGCGACTGGCGTGAAAAATTATCCTGTCGCTGAACGCAAATTTGAAAATTCCCGCACTCGTTGTCCACAGTGCAAGAATCATTTAGCCAAAATTCCCAGTAGTAAAGTTAAAAAGAAATATTTTCTCAAATGCGTCAGTGGGTGCGATAACATCGTGCTGTTTTGGAGCGAATATAGCAAAAGTTGGGAAGCACCCCGTTCTCAAGCTGCGAAGGGAACACAGGAAACGAAGGAAGCAAGCCCCCAAAAATCCAAAGCTACCATCTCAAAATACTCCTGTCCCGTATGCCACAAGCCTTTAGAAGAGTACAGCTATGTCAAAGATGGACAGAACAAGAAAATGCTGCGCTGTTCCAATCCCCAATCCCGCAACGATAAAAAACACAAAGACGTAGCCTACTTCAGCACTCAGAAAGGTTGGTGGAGTCCGAAGTTGGGAGAGTTGAAAGGGTGA
- a CDS encoding HAD family hydrolase gives MAYQGVILDVDGTLVLSNDAHAQAWVEAFAEFGYEVKFTQVRPLIGMGGDQIIPKFVPGLSDQQGKGKEIADKRKELIINHFVRNLNPTNGARQLILKMQSLGLRLIIASSASSQELSVLLKAAQLDDLLSQDEATTSNDAEASKPAPDIVEAALSKLKIPPSQVVMLGDTPYDIESANKAGIDVIALRCGGFSDVQLENAIAIYNDPSDLLTHFDSSPLASQSMTTA, from the coding sequence ATGGCATATCAAGGTGTAATTCTAGACGTAGATGGGACGCTTGTTCTCAGTAATGATGCTCATGCTCAAGCTTGGGTAGAAGCATTTGCAGAATTTGGCTATGAGGTAAAGTTTACCCAAGTCCGACCGCTAATTGGTATGGGAGGCGACCAGATTATTCCTAAATTTGTGCCAGGGCTTTCGGATCAACAAGGTAAAGGCAAGGAAATTGCCGATAAACGCAAAGAACTAATCATTAATCACTTTGTTCGCAATCTCAATCCTACCAATGGTGCGCGACAACTAATATTAAAGATGCAATCTCTGGGATTACGCCTCATCATCGCTAGTTCAGCCAGCAGTCAAGAACTTTCAGTATTGCTGAAAGCTGCACAACTTGATGACTTACTCAGCCAAGATGAGGCGACAACATCTAATGATGCGGAAGCTTCTAAACCTGCTCCTGATATTGTTGAAGCTGCTTTAAGTAAGCTGAAAATTCCACCATCCCAAGTAGTGATGCTGGGTGATACTCCTTATGATATTGAGTCGGCAAATAAAGCTGGTATTGATGTGATTGCCTTGCGTTGCGGTGGTTTTTCTGATGTTCAATTAGAGAATGCGATCGCTATTTACAATGATCCATCTGACTTGTTAACACACTTTGACAGTTCACCTTTAGCCAGCCAATCGATGACAACGGCATAG
- the pntB gene encoding Re/Si-specific NAD(P)(+) transhydrogenase subunit beta — MSNNLLTVAYIVASALFILSLGGLSDQETARKGNVYGIVGMLIAFVAAALSLNANAYGILAAVVIPAAIVGAIVASRVAMTSMPELVAILHSFVGMAAVLVGVANYLQETRSLTPVESTIHQVEIYIGVFIGAVTFTGSIVAFGKLRGIISSKPLLLPGRHILNLGMLTAVVLLGSQFIGTESLAGLSLLLIMSAIACVLGVHLVMAIGGADMPVVISMLNSYSGWAAAAAGFMLSNDLLIITGALVGSSGAILSYIMCKAMNRSFISVILGGFGAQTTTAEAGKQPTGKFTATTIEDTVELLYRAKNVIIVPGYGMAVAQAQHGVSEIVKQLRDRGVKIRFGIHPVAGRMPGHMNVLLAEAKVPYDIVLEMDEINHDFPETDVVLVIGANDTVNPSALENPNSPIAGMPVLEVWKAGTVIVMKRSMASGYAGVDNPLFYKDNTLMLFGDAKKNIDATVAKLTQLKADAASLNLAAKKVLT, encoded by the coding sequence ATGTCAAATAATTTACTGACAGTGGCGTACATTGTAGCTAGCGCCTTATTCATTCTCAGTTTGGGAGGGCTTTCTGACCAGGAAACCGCTCGTAAAGGCAATGTTTACGGCATTGTGGGGATGTTAATTGCTTTTGTCGCCGCTGCACTTTCTCTGAATGCCAACGCCTACGGGATATTAGCTGCTGTTGTCATCCCCGCAGCGATTGTGGGTGCAATTGTCGCTTCACGGGTGGCGATGACTTCCATGCCAGAACTTGTGGCAATTCTCCATAGTTTCGTAGGGATGGCGGCGGTTTTAGTAGGCGTTGCTAATTATCTCCAAGAAACGCGATCGCTCACTCCTGTAGAATCCACCATCCACCAAGTAGAAATTTATATTGGTGTGTTTATTGGGGCAGTCACCTTTACAGGTTCAATAGTTGCCTTTGGCAAACTGCGGGGAATCATCAGCAGCAAACCGCTATTACTCCCAGGTAGGCACATCCTCAATCTAGGGATGCTAACGGCTGTTGTGTTGTTAGGTAGCCAGTTTATTGGCACAGAATCTCTCGCGGGATTGTCACTACTACTAATTATGTCTGCAATTGCCTGCGTTTTAGGCGTTCATCTGGTCATGGCAATTGGTGGTGCAGATATGCCAGTGGTAATTTCCATGCTCAACAGCTACTCTGGTTGGGCGGCGGCGGCTGCCGGCTTCATGCTATCCAACGATTTACTGATTATCACAGGTGCATTAGTAGGTAGTAGTGGCGCTATTCTCAGCTACATCATGTGTAAAGCCATGAACCGTTCCTTTATCAGCGTCATTTTGGGAGGTTTTGGCGCTCAAACCACCACTGCGGAAGCAGGCAAACAACCTACAGGCAAATTCACCGCAACCACAATAGAAGACACAGTAGAACTGTTATACCGTGCCAAGAATGTAATTATTGTGCCTGGCTATGGCATGGCAGTAGCCCAAGCGCAACATGGAGTTTCCGAAATTGTCAAACAACTGCGCGATCGCGGCGTTAAAATTCGCTTTGGTATCCATCCCGTAGCCGGCAGAATGCCCGGACACATGAACGTGCTATTGGCAGAGGCGAAAGTGCCTTACGACATCGTTTTAGAAATGGATGAAATTAATCATGACTTCCCCGAAACAGATGTAGTTTTGGTAATTGGCGCTAACGACACCGTCAACCCCAGCGCCTTAGAAAACCCCAACAGTCCCATAGCTGGAATGCCAGTCTTAGAAGTTTGGAAAGCTGGCACCGTCATCGTCATGAAACGCAGCATGGCTAGCGGCTACGCCGGCGTAGACAATCCTCTCTTCTACAAAGACAACACCCTGATGCTATTTGGCGATGCCAAGAAAAATATTGACGCGACTGTTGCCAAACTTACACAGTTAAAAGCAGATGCAGCAAGTCTTAATTTGGCAGCGAAAAAAGTATTAACTTAA